One Mycobacteroides abscessus ATCC 19977 genomic window carries:
- a CDS encoding IniB N-terminal domain-containing protein has protein sequence MSIIDFILNLFRDPVEAASYVADPEAALANAGLSAVSAAQVGAVMPVVAESVASNYGYQSQWVNTGNPIHDLSGNLQNYYAAQPDGPSILSPSLLSPRDNDFLSHNDTDFASHNPIASGNQVMSPSGNVDSFNRGPLLDLSFGDLQFGNRDTTAIGDGAVAVGGSNSGPIASGQGSTAVNGDVRDSNIINADHGSNVGVDQSQTRVGGDYTNVSGHGSADIDKSVTVVDDHSQRNTTNINDSFNTDRSTNIGSGNTTNTEIGSHNQANIGTSTSAGGSAAVGGNAGLAGNAGLAGNAGLAGNAGLAGNAGLAGNAGLAGNAGLAGNAGLAGNAGLAGNAGLAGNAGLAGNAGLAGNAGLAGNAGLAGNAGLAGNAGLAGNAGLAGNAGLAGNAGLAGNAGLAGNAGLAGNAAVAGNAAVAGNAAVAGNAAVGGVLNTGVSGAIGGSSHVGGAINESLGGSGSVGGSTAVGGGAHTGVGGGVSTGVGVGSHVGGGISESLGGSGSVGGSTAVGGGAHTGVGGGVSTGVGVGSHVGGGISESLGGSGSVGGSTAVGGGAHTGVGGGVNTGVGVGSHVGGGISESLGGSGSVGGSTAVGGGAHTSAINDALGGSGSVGGSTAVGGGAHTSAINESMNSSINASHSSSMNESFGSSMGSHGAAGTGFEAQGHAQGHASETAHTTLPGAEHH, from the coding sequence ATGTCCATCATCGACTTCATCCTCAACCTGTTCCGCGACCCCGTTGAGGCCGCAAGTTACGTTGCCGACCCAGAGGCGGCGCTGGCCAACGCTGGACTGTCGGCAGTCAGTGCCGCACAGGTCGGCGCGGTGATGCCGGTCGTCGCCGAGTCGGTCGCTTCCAACTACGGCTACCAGTCGCAGTGGGTGAACACGGGTAACCCGATCCACGATCTGTCGGGCAACCTGCAGAATTACTACGCCGCACAACCCGATGGACCGAGCATCCTGTCGCCGTCGTTGCTGAGCCCCCGGGACAATGACTTCCTGAGCCACAACGACACCGACTTTGCGAGCCACAACCCGATCGCGAGTGGCAACCAGGTGATGAGCCCCAGTGGGAACGTTGACAGCTTCAACCGCGGTCCGCTGCTGGACCTGAGCTTCGGTGATCTGCAGTTCGGTAATCGTGATACCACCGCCATCGGCGACGGTGCCGTGGCCGTGGGCGGCAGCAACTCCGGTCCCATCGCTTCCGGCCAGGGTTCGACCGCCGTCAACGGCGATGTGCGCGATAGCAACATCATTAATGCTGACCACGGCAGCAATGTCGGTGTGGACCAGAGTCAGACTCGTGTTGGTGGCGATTACACCAACGTCAGCGGCCATGGCTCGGCCGACATCGACAAGAGCGTGACCGTTGTCGACGATCACTCGCAGCGCAACACGACCAACATCAACGATTCGTTCAACACCGACCGCTCGACGAATATCGGCTCGGGGAACACCACCAACACCGAGATTGGCTCACACAACCAGGCGAATATCGGTACTTCGACGAGCGCGGGCGGCTCGGCCGCGGTGGGCGGTAACGCTGGTTTGGCGGGCAATGCTGGTTTGGCGGGTAACGCTGGTTTGGCGGGTAACGCTGGTTTGGCGGGTAACGCTGGTTTGGCGGGCAATGCTGGGTTGGCGGGTAACGCTGGGTTGGCGGGCAATGCTGGGTTGGCGGGCAATGCTGGTTTGGCGGGTAACGCTGGTTTGGCGGGTAACGCTGGGTTGGCGGGTAACGCTGGGTTGGCGGGCAATGCTGGGTTGGCGGGCAATGCTGGGTTGGCGGGTAACGCTGGGTTGGCGGGCAATGCTGGGTTGGCGGGCAATGCTGGGTTGGCGGGTAACGCTGGGTTGGCGGGCAATGCTGGGTTGGCCGGTAACGCTGGTTTGGCGGGTAACGCTGGGTTGGCGGGCAATGCTGCGGTGGCAGGTAATGCTGCGGTGGCAGGTAATGCTGCGGTGGCAGGTAATGCTGCGGTTGGTGGAGTGCTGAACACCGGTGTCAGTGGTGCCATTGGTGGTAGTTCTCATGTTGGCGGCGCCATCAATGAGTCGTTGGGTGGTTCGGGTTCTGTTGGCGGGAGCACGGCTGTCGGCGGTGGTGCTCATACCGGTGTTGGTGGGGGTGTGAGCACTGGTGTGGGTGTTGGTTCTCATGTTGGTGGTGGCATTAGTGAGTCGTTGGGTGGTTCGGGTTCTGTTGGTGGGAGCACGGCTGTCGGCGGTGGTGCTCATACCGGTGTTGGTGGGGGTGTGAGCACTGGTGTGGGTGTTGGTTCTCATGTTGGTGGTGGCATTAGTGAGTCGTTGGGTGGTTCGGGTTCTGTTGGCGGCAGTACGGCTGTCGGCGGTGGTGCTCATACCGGTGTTGGTGGGGGTGTGAATACCGGTGTGGGTGTTGGTTCTCATGTTGGTGGTGGCATTAGTGAGTCGTTGGGTGGTTCGGGTTCTGTTGGCGGGAGCACGGCTGTCGGCGGTGGTGCTCACACCAGTGCCATCAACGATGCCCTGGGTGGTTCGGGTTCTGTTGGCGGCAGCACGGCTGTCGGCGGTGGCGCCCACACCAGTGCCATCAACGAGTCGATGAACAGCTCGATCAATGCCTCGCACAGCTCATCGATGAACGAGTCGTTTGGTTCTTCGATGGGCTCGCATGGTGCGGCCGGTACCGGCTTCGAAGCTCAGGGACATGCCCAGGGCCACGCATCGGAGACCGCTCACACCACTCTGCCGGGTGCCGAGCACCACTAA
- a CDS encoding dynamin family protein produces the protein MSSVVQARVIISDAMRAYQNDSRYLRVAEPHDELRRIAARLDEPIRVAIAGTLNAGKSTLVNALVGEDIAPTDATEATRIVAWFRHGAAPRVTANLFSGVRQDIPIRREGGLSFELDRLDPASVADLDVNWPAPELNEITLIDTPGTSSLSTDVSERSLALLVPEDGVPRVDAVIFLLRSLNAADIGLLTQIGKLVGGERGGAVGVVGVVSRADEIGVGRLDAMLSAREVAARFAGEMERTGICQAVVPVAGLLALTARTLRQAEFVALQRLAELDPQVLAKALLSVDRFVREDDSLPVDAQTRAALLHRFGMFGIRISVAVMRVGVTDATGLAEELLERSGLVELHNIIANQFGQRAGILKSHTALLSARRVLTTYPVHGGRRVIDDIDPLLADTHAFDELRLLAELSSRSTTLTEHETMLIRRLLGSFGTDAAARLGLDETRSDPRRAALDAVGRWRARAEHPLNDPFTSRLCLAAVRSAEGILTQLSAHDRPAY, from the coding sequence ATGAGCAGCGTCGTACAGGCCCGCGTCATCATCAGTGACGCCATGCGCGCCTATCAGAACGATTCGCGGTATCTGCGCGTCGCGGAGCCGCACGACGAATTGCGGCGTATCGCCGCCAGGCTCGACGAGCCTATCCGGGTGGCTATCGCCGGCACTCTTAACGCAGGCAAATCCACTTTGGTCAATGCGCTTGTCGGAGAGGACATCGCGCCTACGGATGCCACCGAAGCCACCCGGATCGTGGCGTGGTTCCGGCACGGCGCCGCCCCACGGGTCACGGCCAATCTGTTCAGCGGTGTGCGCCAGGACATCCCCATCCGTCGCGAGGGAGGGCTTTCCTTCGAGCTCGACCGGCTGGACCCGGCATCGGTAGCCGACCTCGACGTCAATTGGCCCGCACCGGAATTGAATGAGATCACACTCATCGACACCCCAGGGACCTCGTCGTTGTCCACCGACGTCTCCGAACGCAGCTTGGCGCTGTTGGTGCCGGAAGATGGTGTGCCCCGGGTTGATGCGGTGATATTTCTGTTGCGCAGCCTCAACGCCGCCGATATCGGGCTGCTCACCCAGATCGGCAAGCTAGTCGGTGGGGAGCGCGGGGGAGCTGTCGGAGTGGTCGGTGTGGTGTCGCGTGCCGATGAGATCGGCGTCGGCAGGCTTGACGCGATGTTGTCCGCACGCGAGGTGGCGGCCAGGTTCGCCGGCGAGATGGAGCGCACGGGCATCTGCCAAGCCGTCGTCCCCGTCGCCGGCCTGCTGGCGCTGACCGCGCGTACCTTGCGGCAGGCGGAATTTGTCGCGCTGCAGAGACTTGCCGAATTGGACCCGCAGGTGCTGGCCAAGGCGCTGCTATCGGTGGACCGGTTTGTGCGTGAAGATGATTCACTGCCTGTCGACGCACAGACCCGGGCCGCGCTGCTGCACCGATTCGGGATGTTTGGCATCCGCATCTCAGTGGCCGTCATGAGGGTCGGTGTCACCGATGCCACCGGGCTGGCCGAGGAGCTGCTGGAGCGCAGCGGGCTGGTGGAACTGCACAACATCATCGCCAACCAATTCGGACAACGCGCGGGCATCCTCAAATCGCATACCGCTCTGCTGTCGGCCCGGCGGGTACTGACGACCTATCCGGTACACGGCGGGCGCCGAGTCATCGACGATATCGACCCGCTGCTCGCCGATACGCACGCATTCGACGAACTGCGGCTGCTGGCGGAACTGTCCTCGCGCAGCACCACGCTCACCGAACACGAGACGATGCTCATCCGCAGGCTGCTGGGTTCCTTCGGCACCGACGCCGCCGCGCGTTTAGGCCTGGACGAGACGCGCTCCGATCCGCGGCGTGCGGCCCTCGATGCGGTGGGACGCTGGCGGGCGCGGGCCGAACACCCGCTCAACGATCCGTTCACCAGTCGGCTGTGTCTAGCGGCGGTCCGTAGCGCGGAAGGCATACTCACCCAATTGTCCGCGCACGACCGCCCGGCATACTGA
- a CDS encoding LLM class F420-dependent oxidoreductase has product MDFRVFVEPQQGATYSDQLRVAQAAEELGFSAFFRSDHYLAMGGADGLPGPTDAWVTLGAIARETTAIRLGTLVTSATFRHPGPLAVTVAQVDEMSSGRVDFGLGAGWFSEEHEAYAIPFPSLGERFDRLEEQLEILTGLWTTPTGDTYSYAGKHYTVTDSPALPKPVQEPHPPIVIGGLGVKRTPALAARFATEFNLPFQPVDVITDQYARVAHAVEAAGRPADSMTYSAAFALCIGDTDADIARRAANIGREVEEITENSPLAGTPDAVAEKLSIYVDAGVQRVYVQLLDIRDLDHLEFFASTVIPQFS; this is encoded by the coding sequence ATGGACTTCCGGGTATTCGTTGAACCGCAGCAAGGCGCCACCTACTCAGATCAGTTGCGGGTGGCACAAGCAGCCGAGGAACTGGGGTTCTCCGCGTTCTTCCGGTCCGATCACTACCTGGCGATGGGAGGAGCCGACGGACTGCCCGGACCCACCGACGCATGGGTGACCCTCGGCGCGATTGCCCGGGAGACCACCGCCATCCGTTTGGGCACCCTCGTCACTTCCGCCACCTTTCGCCATCCGGGCCCACTGGCCGTCACTGTCGCCCAAGTTGACGAAATGAGCAGCGGTAGAGTGGATTTCGGGCTGGGTGCGGGATGGTTCAGCGAGGAACACGAAGCCTATGCGATTCCCTTTCCGTCCCTCGGTGAACGTTTCGACCGTCTCGAAGAACAGCTGGAAATCCTCACCGGCTTGTGGACCACTCCAACCGGCGACACCTACTCTTATGCGGGCAAGCACTACACAGTGACCGACTCGCCCGCGCTGCCTAAACCCGTGCAGGAACCGCACCCACCCATTGTCATCGGCGGTCTGGGCGTCAAGCGCACGCCGGCGCTGGCAGCCCGCTTCGCCACCGAGTTCAACCTGCCTTTCCAGCCGGTCGACGTCATCACCGACCAATACGCGCGCGTGGCGCACGCGGTGGAGGCCGCCGGGCGGCCCGCGGATTCGATGACCTACTCGGCGGCGTTCGCGTTGTGCATCGGTGATACGGACGCCGACATCGCCCGTCGCGCGGCGAACATCGGCCGCGAGGTGGAAGAGATCACCGAAAATAGCCCGCTTGCAGGCACTCCCGACGCGGTGGCAGAGAAGCTGAGCATCTACGTCGACGCCGGTGTCCAACGTGTATACGTCCAGTTACTCGATATACGCGACCTGGATCACCTGGAGTTCTTCGCCTCCACCGTGATACCGCAATTCAGCTGA
- a CDS encoding cytochrome c biogenesis CcdA family protein, giving the protein MIDTAALTFALGAGLVAALNPCGFAFLPGYLGLVIAGSDGTASRMTAIARAATATVAMAGGFLTVFGVFGLVVSPVVASAGRYMPFATVVIGVVLVALSIWLLCGRELTLVLPRVSGGAPTASLLSMFGYGLTYAVASLSCTVGPFLAVISTTFKQGSIVSGVLAFIAYGAGMAVTVGVAALAVALLGNSVQATMRKVLPYVGRIAGVIVLLTGLYVAYYGYYEIRLNFGDGSADDPVINAAGTVQAWLVGVVDATGVWPLTGGIALIVAVAAASSYAVRKGR; this is encoded by the coding sequence GTGATTGATACCGCAGCACTCACATTCGCGCTGGGCGCCGGATTGGTGGCGGCGCTCAATCCGTGCGGGTTCGCCTTCCTCCCTGGTTATCTCGGGCTGGTGATCGCAGGCAGCGACGGCACCGCTTCGAGGATGACCGCGATTGCCCGTGCCGCTACCGCGACCGTGGCGATGGCCGGTGGCTTCCTGACGGTGTTCGGGGTCTTCGGACTTGTCGTCTCGCCGGTGGTCGCCTCAGCGGGCCGATACATGCCCTTTGCGACCGTGGTGATCGGTGTAGTTCTTGTGGCGCTATCGATCTGGCTACTGTGCGGACGTGAGCTCACACTGGTGCTGCCCCGGGTTTCTGGCGGAGCGCCGACCGCATCGCTGCTGTCGATGTTCGGCTACGGACTGACCTATGCGGTGGCGTCATTGTCCTGCACTGTCGGACCGTTCCTGGCGGTCATCAGCACTACCTTCAAACAGGGATCGATCGTCTCGGGCGTGCTGGCCTTCATCGCCTATGGCGCGGGCATGGCGGTGACCGTCGGTGTGGCGGCGTTAGCGGTCGCGTTGCTGGGTAATTCGGTACAGGCCACCATGCGCAAGGTACTGCCCTATGTGGGCCGCATCGCCGGGGTGATCGTGCTGCTGACCGGTCTGTACGTCGCCTATTACGGCTACTACGAGATCCGGCTGAACTTCGGAGACGGCAGTGCCGACGATCCGGTGATCAACGCCGCCGGCACGGTGCAGGCCTGGCTGGTCGGAGTGGTGGATGCCA
- a CDS encoding M56 family metallopeptidase, which translates to MTVALVLMAGAALIGVAGPACLGPTVRPSLLPAAALATWLGALLAFLVLTTLSATLLLFPHVLDTSGVRTLVGGCLSGTVPHSSFGTLVQLGISLLPLTILARVAVVAIRSLRSARRRRARHFWMLRAASCRSGEVHWIDDPRPIAYSLGGARGAVVATHGVRHLGERQCAAVIEHEMAHIRGRHHAAVLCADIAAAALPMLPLMRRAPAMVRLMVELAADDAAARVHGPPTVHAALLAMSQSAVAVPGVLHMSSESVAVRLLWLRTQGATGRTPMGRTRLMLGFALLPTTLAGSAVVALFRAYCTL; encoded by the coding sequence ATGACCGTCGCCCTGGTGTTGATGGCAGGTGCCGCCCTCATCGGCGTCGCCGGGCCGGCGTGTCTGGGACCGACTGTGCGTCCTTCATTGCTACCCGCGGCTGCGCTGGCAACATGGCTCGGGGCTCTGCTGGCGTTCCTTGTACTCACCACGTTGTCCGCCACGTTGTTGCTCTTCCCGCATGTACTGGACACCAGCGGTGTCAGGACGCTGGTGGGCGGCTGCCTGAGCGGAACCGTCCCGCACTCATCCTTCGGAACCCTTGTTCAGCTTGGGATCTCACTGCTCCCCCTCACTATCCTGGCTCGGGTCGCGGTCGTGGCGATTCGGAGCCTGCGCTCCGCACGCCGTCGCCGTGCCCGTCACTTCTGGATGCTGCGGGCGGCGTCCTGTCGCTCCGGTGAAGTCCATTGGATCGACGATCCGCGGCCAATCGCCTATAGCCTCGGCGGCGCTCGCGGAGCAGTGGTGGCCACTCACGGAGTCCGCCACCTCGGCGAACGACAATGCGCCGCAGTCATCGAGCACGAGATGGCGCACATACGCGGCCGGCACCATGCGGCTGTGCTGTGTGCCGATATCGCCGCAGCGGCACTTCCGATGCTGCCATTGATGCGTCGTGCGCCGGCAATGGTGCGGCTGATGGTGGAGCTGGCGGCCGACGATGCGGCGGCGCGGGTTCACGGGCCACCCACTGTGCACGCCGCGCTTCTGGCAATGAGCCAATCAGCGGTGGCCGTGCCTGGCGTGCTGCACATGTCCAGCGAATCGGTGGCGGTGCGGCTCCTATGGCTGCGCACCCAGGGAGCCACGGGCCGCACACCGATGGGTCGAACCCGGCTGATGCTCGGCTTCGCCTTGCTCCCAACAACTCTCGCGGGCTCTGCGGTGGTCGCCCTATTCAGGGCGTACTGCACCTTGTGA
- a CDS encoding thioredoxin domain-containing protein, whose amino-acid sequence MRRSENGKRDIWIAGILGVVIVALATYLLVDHRSQSTASTDSPTVTGHSSSLARLRPLDPLALGPVDAPVVLIIYSDYRCPFCAKFSRDTEPQLIERYVNTGKLRIEWRDLPIFGTQSVQAAKAGRAAAEQGRFWEFNRAVYRHAPDRGHAELTDKILLDRAREAEVPDLARFQTAVESDRLLPAVQQDIQEAVAIGAASTPVFLINDQPVVGAQPLDVFISVIEQAQR is encoded by the coding sequence GTGCGGCGAAGCGAGAACGGCAAGCGCGATATCTGGATTGCCGGGATCTTGGGCGTGGTGATCGTCGCGCTGGCCACCTACCTGCTCGTCGATCACCGCAGTCAAAGCACCGCATCGACCGACTCGCCCACGGTCACCGGCCACAGCAGCAGCCTGGCTCGGCTACGCCCTCTTGACCCGCTGGCACTCGGACCAGTCGATGCGCCGGTCGTGCTGATCATCTATTCGGACTACCGCTGCCCTTTCTGCGCCAAGTTCAGCCGGGACACCGAACCACAACTCATCGAGCGCTATGTCAACACCGGGAAGTTGCGGATCGAATGGCGTGACCTCCCCATCTTTGGCACCCAATCGGTGCAGGCAGCCAAGGCCGGTCGAGCAGCGGCTGAACAAGGCAGGTTCTGGGAATTCAACCGGGCTGTGTATCGGCATGCACCGGATCGCGGTCACGCCGAGCTGACCGACAAGATCCTCCTTGATCGGGCTCGTGAAGCTGAAGTCCCGGACCTGGCTCGCTTCCAGACAGCAGTCGAGAGCGACCGGTTACTGCCTGCCGTGCAACAAGATATTCAAGAAGCAGTGGCGATCGGGGCGGCATCGACGCCGGTGTTCCTGATCAACGACCAACCCGTGGTCGGCGCGCAGCCATTGGACGTCTTCATATCGGTCATCGAGCAGGCTCAGCGGTGA
- a CDS encoding BlaI/MecI/CopY family transcriptional regulator, producing the protein MRDMFGLGEREATIMELLWSAAEPVTVRDVLDRLERPLAYTTVMTVLDNLHNKGHVTREKVGRAFQYRAAETREAAAARMVREVLAASGDAEGVLLHFAGATSPEESTVLRRILRRGGLA; encoded by the coding sequence ATGCGTGACATGTTCGGCCTTGGTGAGCGGGAGGCGACGATCATGGAGCTGTTGTGGTCCGCCGCCGAGCCCGTGACCGTCCGCGATGTCCTGGATCGGCTGGAGCGTCCACTCGCGTACACAACAGTCATGACGGTTCTCGACAACCTTCACAACAAAGGACACGTCACGCGCGAGAAAGTCGGGCGGGCATTCCAGTACCGGGCCGCCGAAACACGTGAAGCAGCGGCGGCGCGCATGGTTCGGGAAGTCTTGGCCGCCAGTGGCGATGCGGAGGGGGTGCTCTTGCACTTCGCCGGGGCTACCTCGCCCGAGGAATCCACGGTGCTGCGCAGGATTCTTCGCCGAGGCGGGCTGGCATGA
- a CDS encoding thiol:disulfide interchange protein encodes MAVLALALSVGLSGCSGTEKGETSSAPSSRLLNFTAQTIDGADFAGSSLAGKKAVLWFWAPWCPTCQKEAPDLQKAATAHSDVTFVGVAAQDQVPAMRDFVTKYGLTFIQLADTDAKVWALYDVTHQPAFAFLGAEGKAEVVKSPLSGPELDKKIGQLH; translated from the coding sequence ATGGCGGTACTGGCTCTGGCACTGAGTGTGGGGCTATCCGGTTGTTCCGGAACCGAGAAGGGTGAGACCTCGTCGGCCCCGTCGTCGCGATTGCTGAACTTCACCGCGCAGACCATCGACGGGGCCGATTTCGCAGGCAGCAGCCTTGCGGGAAAGAAGGCGGTGCTGTGGTTCTGGGCGCCGTGGTGCCCGACTTGCCAGAAGGAGGCGCCCGATCTGCAGAAAGCGGCCACTGCGCATTCTGATGTCACCTTCGTGGGCGTGGCCGCGCAGGACCAGGTGCCCGCGATGCGCGACTTCGTGACCAAATACGGCCTGACCTTCATCCAGCTTGCCGACACCGACGCCAAGGTATGGGCCCTGTACGACGTCACTCACCAGCCAGCCTTCGCCTTCCTTGGAGCGGAAGGAAAGGCCGAGGTGGTCAAGAGTCCCCTTTCGGGGCCGGAGCTCGACAAGAAGATCGGGCAGTTGCACTGA
- a CDS encoding cytochrome c biogenesis CcdA family protein: MIDVGVLGALLGGVLTLVSPCSALLLPSFFAYSFDRTGLLLRSTGLFYLGMLTVLAPLGAGVGAIGALLTEYRSQVTTTGGLLMTTLGVAIIAGIGFRVGPAARLSARLDLSSGLSVLLLGTVYALAGFCSGPILGSVLTVAAIGSSPIYGALLMSLYSLGMAAPLFVLAFAWGKLGLSQRRWIRGRELRIGRFRTHSTNLVSGGMFIAIGVFFLATDGTAALGGLTGSDTQYDVQARLQSLTAGLPNAAVALGIACAAFVVVLMRLLRARITAAGDARKRSDSTREDADDRR, encoded by the coding sequence GTGATCGATGTCGGAGTTCTCGGCGCCCTGCTCGGTGGGGTTCTGACATTGGTCAGCCCCTGCTCGGCGCTGCTCCTACCGTCGTTCTTCGCATACTCCTTCGACCGCACTGGACTCCTCCTCCGCAGCACCGGGCTGTTCTATCTGGGCATGCTGACAGTGCTGGCGCCGCTGGGAGCGGGCGTCGGCGCGATCGGGGCACTGCTTACCGAATACCGATCACAGGTGACAACAACGGGAGGCCTGCTGATGACGACGCTCGGTGTAGCGATCATCGCCGGGATCGGCTTCCGCGTCGGCCCGGCAGCACGTCTGTCCGCGCGTCTCGACCTGTCGTCGGGTTTGTCGGTTCTACTGCTCGGCACCGTATATGCGCTCGCGGGATTCTGCTCCGGGCCAATACTCGGGAGCGTGTTGACGGTGGCCGCTATCGGCTCCAGCCCGATCTATGGCGCCCTGCTGATGTCGTTGTACTCGCTGGGAATGGCAGCGCCCCTGTTCGTTCTCGCATTCGCCTGGGGGAAGTTGGGACTGTCTCAGCGACGCTGGATCCGGGGACGGGAGCTCCGGATCGGAAGGTTCCGGACCCACTCCACCAACCTTGTTTCCGGCGGGATGTTCATCGCGATCGGAGTGTTTTTCCTTGCTACCGACGGGACGGCTGCGCTCGGCGGACTCACCGGCAGCGATACTCAGTACGACGTACAGGCGCGGTTGCAAAGCCTCACCGCCGGCCTGCCGAACGCGGCCGTAGCGCTCGGGATCGCCTGCGCCGCATTCGTTGTAGTCCTGATGCGTCTGCTGCGCGCCCGCATCACCGCAGCGGGCGACGCTCGGAAGCGAAGTGACAGCACAAGAGAGGACGCCGATGATCGTAGGTAG
- a CDS encoding dynamin-like GTPase family protein — MSDTAQDGQQQLALINELLGHVRKIAGENDRGDLIDRLDRADQLLVDRPLRVVVAGQLKQGKSQLVNSLLNMPVARVGDDETTSVTTVIGYGEQPSAALVVAPAEQYDGGGLAGEPEIIPIPVADIGKDLKRAPQAQGREVLRVEVKVASPILKSGLCLVDTPGVGGFGQPHLSSTLGLLPDADVMLMVSDLSSEFTEPELVFIQQALDLCPVAAIVNTKTDLYPHWRAVVAANSAHLQRAKIAVPAIAVSSALRSHALQLNDKELNTESNFPALVTFLSNAIADQQASTRQQAIAEIGSASEHLTLTLEAELSALQDPQSRDELTSDLERRKREAEEALAHTALWQQVLGDGITDVSTDVEHDLQSRFRRILQRTEEVIDRTDPTKNWAEVGAKLEQAVANSVGNNFVWAHQRAMHLAAQVAETFAIDGLESIKMPRLRASEMGADLSDLKSLSKLEAKQIKLGHKAITGLRGSYGGVIMFGMLTSVAGLGMFNLISLGAGAMLGKKTYNEDMENRMLRIRGEAKTNVRRFLDDVSFVVLKESRDRLRLVQRQLRDHFREIANQTTRSLNESLQAAIASARLEAEDRDARTNEVERQLHILRQVNSHVEGLQPADEQVGRRATRDV, encoded by the coding sequence TTGTCTGACACCGCACAGGATGGTCAGCAGCAGCTTGCGCTCATCAACGAGCTGCTTGGGCATGTGCGCAAGATCGCGGGCGAAAACGACCGCGGCGATCTGATCGACCGCTTGGACCGAGCGGACCAGCTTCTCGTAGACCGCCCGCTCCGTGTGGTGGTGGCCGGTCAGCTCAAGCAAGGCAAGAGTCAACTGGTGAACTCGCTACTAAACATGCCGGTCGCTCGGGTGGGCGATGACGAAACCACCTCGGTGACAACCGTTATCGGCTACGGTGAGCAGCCGTCGGCGGCTCTGGTGGTGGCGCCGGCCGAACAGTACGACGGTGGCGGGCTTGCCGGTGAGCCCGAGATCATCCCGATTCCCGTGGCCGATATCGGCAAGGATCTCAAACGGGCACCACAGGCGCAGGGGCGCGAGGTCCTTAGGGTGGAGGTCAAAGTGGCCAGCCCCATACTCAAAAGCGGTCTGTGTCTAGTGGATACGCCTGGGGTTGGCGGTTTCGGGCAACCACACTTGTCCAGCACGCTGGGCTTGCTTCCCGATGCTGACGTCATGCTTATGGTCAGCGATCTCAGCTCCGAATTCACTGAGCCAGAACTGGTATTCATCCAGCAGGCGCTAGACCTATGTCCCGTCGCGGCGATCGTCAACACCAAAACCGATCTATATCCGCATTGGCGTGCGGTGGTTGCGGCCAACTCCGCTCACCTGCAGCGCGCCAAAATTGCTGTCCCCGCTATCGCGGTCTCGTCGGCTTTGCGTTCGCATGCGTTGCAGCTCAATGACAAGGAACTCAACACCGAATCGAATTTCCCCGCGCTGGTGACCTTTCTGAGCAATGCCATCGCCGACCAGCAGGCCAGTACACGACAGCAAGCGATCGCCGAGATTGGTTCTGCGTCAGAGCACCTCACGCTCACCCTGGAAGCCGAGCTCAGTGCCTTGCAGGATCCGCAGAGCCGTGACGAGCTGACCTCGGATCTAGAGCGGCGCAAGCGTGAAGCCGAGGAAGCGCTCGCCCATACCGCGCTATGGCAGCAGGTCCTTGGCGACGGCATCACCGACGTCTCCACCGATGTGGAGCATGATCTGCAATCGCGATTCCGGCGCATCCTGCAGCGCACCGAAGAGGTCATCGATCGTACCGACCCCACCAAGAACTGGGCCGAGGTTGGAGCCAAACTTGAGCAGGCCGTGGCCAACTCGGTGGGAAACAACTTCGTGTGGGCACACCAACGGGCGATGCACCTGGCCGCGCAGGTGGCTGAGACCTTCGCGATCGACGGCTTGGAATCGATCAAGATGCCGCGCCTGCGGGCCAGTGAGATGGGCGCCGACCTGAGCGATCTGAAGTCGCTGTCGAAGTTGGAAGCCAAACAGATCAAGTTGGGGCACAAGGCAATCACCGGGCTGCGTGGATCGTATGGTGGCGTCATCATGTTCGGCATGCTGACCTCCGTCGCCGGGCTCGGCATGTTCAATCTGATCTCGCTGGGCGCAGGCGCGATGCTGGGCAAGAAGACCTACAACGAGGACATGGAGAATCGGATGCTGCGCATCCGGGGCGAGGCCAAGACCAACGTGCGCAGGTTCCTTGATGACGTGTCCTTCGTGGTGCTCAAGGAATCACGTGACCGGCTCCGGCTGGTGCAGCGGCAACTGCGCGATCATTTCCGCGAGATCGCCAACCAGACCACCCGATCGCTCAACGAGTCGTTGCAGGCTGCGATCGCGTCGGCGCGGCTGGAAGCTGAGGACCGGGATGCGCGCACCAATGAGGTAGAGCGTCAGTTGCACATCCTTCGCCAGGTAAATAGCCACGTTGAAGGGCTGCAGCCCGCCGATGAGCAGGTTGGGCGAAGAGCGACAAGGGACGTATGA